The following proteins are encoded in a genomic region of Pseudodesulfovibrio mercurii:
- a CDS encoding HAMP domain-containing methyl-accepting chemotaxis protein, which yields MLKNLRLGVKLGIGFGIVLVLTAAIAVVSFLGMSSVRDRVDKADDANRLVRFILEGRIQEKNFMLRGDAKNLEAHAAVLKNLFAQAAATSDKFANQANKDQMTATATAVKEYEKAFADYTALEKKKNDNLAGMRESANTALKLAEALRSEQKGQFSALLASGTAPRSDLEAKLAKADDANRIIKLLLDARKNEKEYIVSGNGTYHDANLEDMRNILSLTTDLETRFNDQRNLDQLKRVAEAVTNYRKGFETFYQCVQSQTMAEDAMVKAARTADEVCRQARAEQKQAMLDDMALANLLGMSAAGASLLIGLAAAILLTLSITRPVAKGVRFAEGMADGDFTRMLDVDQKDEIGVLAAALNNMVVKLREVVQTVGEASENIASGSEELSASAESLAQGATEQAAAIEEVSSSMEQMAANIGQNAHNARQTEDLANKAADDARESGESVVKTVEAMNSIAEKISIIEEIARQTNLLALNAAIEAARAGEHGKGFAVVAAEVRKLAERSGVAAAEISELSSSSLAVADKAGRMLRQLVPDIEKTASLVQEITASSNEQNAGATQITQAIGQLDQVIQQNASASEEMASTSEELSAQGQELQSTMAFFNVGDGPTVQIHAAPARPRPLPGATRSARQSPPALDQGTEGFERF from the coding sequence ATGTTGAAGAATCTTCGCCTGGGCGTGAAGCTGGGCATCGGTTTTGGAATCGTCCTGGTGCTGACGGCCGCCATCGCCGTCGTCAGCTTCCTGGGCATGTCGAGCGTGCGGGATCGCGTTGACAAGGCGGACGACGCCAACCGGCTTGTCCGCTTCATTCTCGAAGGGCGCATTCAGGAAAAGAATTTCATGCTCCGGGGCGACGCCAAGAATCTTGAGGCCCACGCCGCGGTCCTCAAGAATCTCTTTGCCCAGGCGGCCGCGACCAGCGACAAGTTCGCCAACCAGGCCAACAAGGACCAGATGACCGCCACCGCCACGGCGGTCAAGGAATACGAAAAGGCCTTTGCCGACTACACGGCCCTGGAGAAAAAGAAAAACGACAACCTGGCCGGGATGCGCGAGAGCGCCAACACGGCCCTGAAACTGGCCGAGGCGCTGCGCAGCGAACAGAAGGGGCAGTTCTCCGCCCTGCTCGCCTCGGGCACGGCCCCCCGGTCCGATCTGGAGGCCAAGCTGGCCAAGGCGGACGACGCCAACCGGATCATCAAGCTGCTCCTGGACGCGCGCAAGAACGAGAAGGAATACATCGTCTCCGGGAACGGCACCTACCATGACGCCAACCTGGAGGACATGCGCAACATCCTGTCCCTGACCACCGACCTGGAGACCCGCTTCAACGACCAGCGCAATCTGGATCAGCTCAAGCGCGTCGCCGAGGCCGTGACCAACTACAGGAAGGGATTCGAGACCTTTTACCAGTGCGTGCAGAGCCAGACCATGGCCGAGGACGCCATGGTCAAGGCCGCCCGAACCGCCGACGAGGTCTGCCGCCAGGCGCGCGCCGAGCAGAAGCAGGCCATGCTCGACGACATGGCCTTGGCCAACCTCCTGGGCATGAGCGCGGCGGGCGCGTCCCTGCTCATCGGCCTGGCCGCCGCCATTCTCCTGACCCTGTCCATCACCCGGCCCGTGGCCAAGGGCGTGCGCTTTGCCGAAGGCATGGCCGACGGCGACTTCACCCGCATGCTGGACGTGGACCAGAAGGACGAAATCGGCGTGCTGGCGGCGGCCCTGAACAACATGGTCGTCAAGCTGCGCGAGGTGGTTCAGACCGTGGGCGAGGCCTCGGAAAACATCGCCTCGGGCAGCGAGGAGCTTTCCGCCTCGGCCGAATCCCTGGCCCAGGGGGCCACGGAACAGGCCGCGGCCATCGAGGAGGTCTCGTCCTCCATGGAGCAGATGGCGGCCAACATCGGCCAGAACGCCCACAACGCCCGGCAGACCGAGGACCTGGCCAACAAGGCGGCCGACGACGCCCGCGAGAGCGGCGAGTCCGTGGTCAAGACCGTGGAGGCCATGAACAGCATCGCCGAAAAGATCTCCATCATCGAGGAAATCGCCCGGCAGACCAACCTCCTGGCCCTGAATGCGGCCATCGAGGCGGCCCGGGCCGGGGAGCACGGCAAGGGATTCGCCGTGGTCGCGGCCGAGGTGCGCAAGCTGGCCGAACGCAGCGGCGTGGCCGCGGCCGAGATCAGCGAGCTGTCGAGCAGCAGCCTGGCCGTGGCCGACAAGGCCGGGCGGATGCTGCGTCAGCTGGTGCCCGACATCGAAAAGACCGCCTCCCTGGTCCAGGAGATCACCGCGTCGAGCAACGAGCAGAACGCGGGCGCGACCCAGATCACCCAGGCCATCGGGCAGCTGGACCAGGTCATCCAGCAGAACGCCTCGGCCTCGGAGGAGATGGCCTCCACCAGCGAGGAGCTCTCGGCCCAAGGCCAGGAGTTGCAGTCCACCATGGCCTTCTTCAACGTGGGCGACGGCCCGACCGTTCAGATCCATGCCGCCCCGGCCCGCCCCCGGCCCCTGCCCGGCGCGACCCGCTCCGCCCGGCAGTCCCCCCCGGCCCTGGACCAGGGGACCGAGGGCTTCGAACGGTTCTAG
- a CDS encoding FAD-binding and (Fe-S)-binding domain-containing protein, producing MAQLGPHISISDEQLITRAFGVVDMEQFQHWPEKVKKLASNLAAELFLVRYNPFIDPELVRTAVDRRLNMSRPMLDREFATILTKGIELFWERHGREMAFRDEIIARLRKFMPEDAIGDEAHSRIESATDATDLRMELPMLVLFPENEAQIQGIVKLANEMRFGVIPRGGGTGATGGAIPAEARCVILSLSRFKDILNIDPEARTMTAQSGVITLNAIQAAAKKGLLFTVDPASKAGSSLGGNISENAGGPFAFEYGTTIDNILSYRMVRPDGSLIEVRRKDHPRHKIYPFDTAVFEILDEKGRLTDTVTLKGDEIRGPGLGKDVSNKYLGGLPGVQKEGTDGIITTATFVCYPTLAHSRVLCLEFFGRSMGNAMLVIKDVVAMRDAIREEGDLVKISALEEFGPKYVQAIEYQTKSTQYEGDPISVIIMQLDSDDKEALDAACQTVLALAQPYDGVDIFAARDEREAELFWEDRHKLSAIARRTSGFKINEDVVIPMEVIPQFSEFLEDLNLVYLAKIYSATLDKAVDLEGVNPDDADVKEARGRIRAILDGEITSRDVSDVEQEAQCRFLFLKLRDTYPKLDREIKALWQELQLKRIVIANHMHAGDGNCHVNLPVNSNDAEMLAAAHEAADTVMSKVLEMGGQVSGEHGIGITKIGFLSDEKIKALAEYRKVVDPNGVFNPGKLTSRTLPSTPFTFSFNRLIQDLDGTALKDKEALMGLLKNIQTCTRCGKCKQVCPMYQPARGLMYHPRNKNIALGALIEGIYYSQIQTGEPAHELMKELRDLMDHCTACGKCQAACPVKIDSAGAALSMRSFLDSKGKSGHPLKQIVLRNLAKNPAQTLPVAAKVLSVGQSIQDKTLGMIPARWLSRIQSPVVKHHSPNIDYHNLSERLHLELGSVFRNPGAERDQTVLYFPGCGASLFSRSIGMASVYLLLKSGVNVVLPDHHMCCGYPLLASGCEEAYKTNRHRNLQEFLDLLVKTGKAGLKATTLLTACGTCRESLETYDFSSELADPLKHLDVVQFLMERLPAVRQSEPVLYHSACHMEWTGVPKLKAPEMYRAALAELTDTDVGLSPGCCGESGLGAMTSPAIYNRLRERKQEQLREDLGFDRERPVVVGCPSCKIGIKRSLLQMKRPNRVLHAVEYLAECVGGPKWEKELRQLLDRVERKGA from the coding sequence ATGGCCCAGCTTGGACCCCATATATCGATCTCGGACGAACAGCTTATCACCCGCGCCTTCGGGGTGGTGGACATGGAGCAGTTTCAGCACTGGCCCGAAAAGGTCAAGAAACTCGCCTCGAACCTGGCCGCCGAGCTGTTCCTGGTGCGCTACAACCCGTTCATCGACCCGGAGCTGGTGCGCACGGCCGTGGACCGGCGGCTGAACATGTCCCGGCCCATGCTCGACCGGGAGTTCGCCACCATCCTGACCAAGGGCATCGAACTGTTCTGGGAGCGCCACGGCCGCGAGATGGCCTTCCGCGACGAGATCATCGCCCGGCTCAGGAAATTCATGCCCGAGGACGCCATCGGGGACGAGGCCCACTCGCGCATCGAGTCGGCCACGGACGCCACGGACCTGCGCATGGAGCTGCCCATGCTCGTGCTCTTTCCCGAGAACGAGGCGCAGATCCAGGGGATCGTCAAGCTGGCCAACGAGATGCGCTTCGGGGTCATCCCGCGCGGCGGCGGCACGGGCGCGACCGGCGGGGCCATCCCGGCCGAGGCGCGCTGCGTGATCCTGTCCCTGTCCCGCTTCAAGGACATCCTGAACATCGACCCCGAGGCGCGGACCATGACCGCCCAGTCCGGGGTGATCACCCTGAACGCCATCCAGGCCGCGGCCAAGAAGGGACTGCTCTTCACCGTGGACCCGGCCTCCAAGGCGGGCTCGTCGCTCGGCGGCAACATCTCGGAAAACGCGGGCGGGCCCTTCGCCTTCGAATACGGCACGACCATCGACAACATCCTGAGCTACCGCATGGTCCGGCCCGACGGCTCGCTCATCGAGGTCCGGCGCAAGGACCATCCGCGCCACAAGATCTATCCCTTCGACACGGCCGTGTTCGAGATTCTGGACGAGAAGGGGCGGCTCACGGACACGGTCACCCTCAAGGGCGACGAGATACGCGGCCCCGGCCTGGGCAAGGACGTGTCCAACAAGTACCTGGGCGGCCTGCCCGGCGTGCAGAAGGAAGGCACGGACGGGATCATCACCACGGCCACCTTCGTCTGCTACCCCACCCTGGCCCACTCCCGGGTCCTCTGCCTGGAATTTTTCGGCCGCTCCATGGGCAACGCCATGCTGGTCATCAAGGATGTGGTCGCCATGCGCGACGCCATCCGCGAGGAGGGCGACCTGGTCAAGATATCGGCGCTGGAGGAGTTCGGGCCCAAGTACGTCCAGGCCATCGAGTACCAGACCAAGTCCACCCAGTACGAGGGCGACCCCATCTCGGTCATCATCATGCAGCTCGACTCGGACGACAAGGAGGCCCTGGACGCGGCCTGCCAGACCGTCCTCGCCCTGGCCCAGCCCTACGACGGCGTGGACATCTTCGCCGCCCGCGACGAGCGCGAGGCCGAGCTGTTCTGGGAGGACCGCCACAAGCTGTCCGCCATCGCCCGGCGCACCTCGGGGTTCAAGATCAACGAGGACGTGGTCATCCCCATGGAGGTCATCCCGCAGTTCTCGGAATTTCTCGAGGACCTGAACCTCGTCTACCTGGCCAAGATTTACTCGGCCACCCTGGACAAGGCCGTGGACCTGGAGGGGGTCAACCCCGACGACGCGGACGTGAAGGAGGCGCGCGGGCGCATCCGGGCCATCCTGGACGGCGAAATCACCTCCCGCGACGTCTCGGACGTGGAGCAGGAGGCCCAGTGCCGGTTCCTGTTCCTCAAGCTGCGCGACACCTACCCGAAGCTCGACCGCGAGATCAAGGCGCTGTGGCAGGAGCTGCAGCTCAAGCGCATCGTCATCGCCAACCATATGCACGCGGGCGACGGCAACTGCCACGTCAACCTGCCGGTCAACTCCAACGACGCCGAAATGCTGGCCGCCGCCCACGAGGCCGCGGACACGGTCATGTCCAAGGTCCTGGAGATGGGCGGCCAGGTGTCCGGCGAGCACGGCATCGGCATCACCAAGATCGGCTTTCTGAGCGACGAAAAGATCAAGGCCCTGGCCGAATACCGCAAGGTCGTGGACCCCAACGGGGTCTTCAACCCCGGCAAGCTCACGTCCCGGACCCTGCCGAGCACGCCCTTCACCTTCTCCTTCAACCGGCTCATCCAAGACCTGGACGGCACGGCCCTGAAGGACAAGGAGGCCCTCATGGGGCTCCTGAAGAACATCCAGACCTGCACCCGTTGCGGCAAGTGCAAGCAGGTCTGCCCCATGTACCAGCCCGCGCGCGGGCTCATGTACCACCCGCGCAACAAGAACATCGCGCTCGGCGCGCTCATCGAGGGCATCTACTACTCGCAGATCCAGACCGGCGAGCCCGCCCATGAACTGATGAAGGAACTGCGCGACCTCATGGACCACTGCACGGCCTGCGGCAAGTGCCAGGCCGCCTGCCCGGTCAAGATCGACTCGGCCGGGGCCGCCCTGTCCATGCGCTCCTTCCTCGACTCCAAGGGCAAGTCCGGCCACCCGCTCAAGCAGATCGTGCTGCGCAACCTGGCCAAGAACCCGGCCCAGACCCTGCCCGTGGCCGCCAAGGTCCTGTCCGTGGGCCAGTCCATCCAGGACAAGACGCTGGGCATGATCCCGGCCCGCTGGCTGTCGCGCATCCAATCGCCCGTGGTCAAGCACCACAGCCCGAACATCGACTACCACAACCTCTCGGAAAGACTGCACCTGGAACTGGGCTCGGTCTTCCGGAACCCGGGCGCGGAACGCGACCAGACCGTGCTCTACTTCCCGGGCTGCGGCGCGTCCCTGTTCTCCCGGTCCATCGGCATGGCCTCGGTCTACCTGCTGCTCAAGAGCGGGGTGAACGTGGTCCTGCCCGACCACCACATGTGCTGCGGCTACCCCCTGCTCGCCTCGGGCTGCGAGGAGGCCTACAAGACCAACCGCCACCGCAACCTCCAGGAATTCCTGGACCTGCTGGTCAAGACCGGCAAGGCGGGGCTCAAGGCCACCACCCTGCTCACGGCCTGCGGCACCTGCCGCGAGTCGCTGGAGACCTACGACTTCTCCTCGGAGCTGGCCGACCCGCTCAAGCACCTGGACGTGGTCCAGTTCCTCATGGAGCGGCTGCCCGCCGTGCGCCAGTCCGAACCGGTCCTGTACCACTCGGCCTGCCACATGGAGTGGACCGGCGTGCCCAAGCTCAAGGCCCCGGAGATGTACCGCGCGGCCCTGGCCGAACTGACCGACACGGACGTGGGCCTGTCTCCGGGCTGCTGCGGCGAGTCCGGCCTGGGGGCCATGACCAGCCCGGCCATCTACAACCGGCTGCGCGAGCGCAAGCAGGAACAGCTGCGCGAGGACCTCGGCTTCGACCGGGAGCGCCCCGTGGTGGTCGGCTGCCCGTCGTGCAAGATCGGCATCAAGCGGTCCCTGCTCCAGATGAAGCGGCCCAACCGGGTGCTGCACGCCGT